The Hordeum vulgare subsp. vulgare chromosome 7H, MorexV3_pseudomolecules_assembly, whole genome shotgun sequence DNA window tggaatctctaaaaggtcttatatttaggaacggagggagtactaactaAGGCAGCAAACTAAAGAATTCCACCAGAGGATAAAAACCATGGCATAAAACCACTCATCATTCAAGAGAATCTCTAATGCTAATGCAGACGACAATGGCATACTGCTACTAAAGAGATAACAGTATGTGCCGGCTAACAAAACGTCATTCAAGTGATCTTTCTGAGACCTGCCAGCAGCGAATACAAAGTTCTAGTTAATTTATAGTAACAATTGTTACAGAAACAGTTTATGTAAAATGTTGTAGTTCACCTATATATGGAAAATGAACTAATACCAAGTTCTAAAACGATGGAATTCATAATAAAGATTACTAAATATACATACATTGATTATGGATTAGTAAGCGTCACTGTCTCATTAATGAAAAGGATTCCAAATTGCCAACCTCAGTACACATTAGGCCACTTACAATGCATTGGTGCTAAGATGAGGTGCTAAGCACATTAAATAGTTTAGCAACTAAAGTCTCCAATGCATTGTTTCTTCCTGGGGTCACCACACTCATCTCTCTCCTATTAATTAGCTTGCCACATCAGATTTTTTGCCTATGTGGCAGCCTTAGCACCTGTACAAGGTAGAGCATTGGGAGTAGCCTTACCCATCCTCCTAGCACCTAAACTATATTGTATATAAGTGATTCATGGCCTACCTTGTATTGCCAGCTTATTCTATATATGTGGTTCAGTAACCTGCTTTTTATTTGATTCCCAGGATAAATTCTAGTATTTATTTGCTCAATAAGCTggagtttttttttcttctataAAATATGATGCAATGATGCATTCACTGTCATCAATACATACCTAATCTTGTTTATGTCAGCTTACAAATGCATAGAAAGATGTGCATCTAGCGCCAATAATAGCAATAGTAGGAAACATAAAATTTTGACTCAGAAAGGAAAACTGGTTGAGCATGCTTCCAGCTATATTTGATTGCAGGCAATGCAGCAACAGCATGCTCTTCGTTCAGAACTAGAAACAATTCGAAGTGAAAATAGCATCCAAAATCAATCAGTTGTACAACAGAAAGTAGGTCAGTAGAGAACAATGCATATAAGAATCATATGTGCTAACGCACCTCTGAAGTATGTTCACTTAGGCTTGACTCAAGCAGTTTGAAGTATATCTTCCAGAATACATCTTCATCCATGTAAGAAGGGCAGAGCGTAGCCCGCAGAGATGCTAAATCCGGGACAagtttttcaatgacgtccatatGATCTCTCTCTACATCAGAGATTGTAGAATCTGCAAAGTAGTAGAAGACACAACATTATGCATCCAAATGCGAAGAACAGTTTCATACCGCAGCAAAGCCAAAAAACATTCTACCAACGAGGAGCTATGCAAAACAACTCAAGGCAGTACTAACGGACAACGTACTCAACGTTTCACGAGTTATGGTATGGCCATCATGCCAATCTTAAGCGATTCAGACCAGAGGAGTATTAGCTTAGCAGCAAGCGCATGAAAACAAAATATGGTTGGTAACTCTACATGGACTAGACTGAGAAGACCAGAAGTATGATGCAGCACTACTAAGCTCTTATCTTTCCTGATTGGAGTTCGTCCCCACGGCTTCCAATTTCAGCCGTGGTATCTCAAAAATAAAATCTATGCACTCTTAACCGACTTGCATATATAGCACAAAACCGCTAACCAGTGGTCAGCCGGCGAAATTGGCGGCAGCAATTAGCAACGAATCACATGGGAGTTGAGGGGCGAGAGGCTTACTCTCGTCTATCGCGAGCATGGGGTAGTCAATCCAGGCCTCGGGCCTGGCGGCGAGGGCGCGGGCGGCCCCGAGGACGCCATCGGCGACGCCAGCGGCGTGGGGCGGGGAGTCGACCGGGCTGGGGAGGGTGGCCCGGGTGGGCGGCGGCTGCTGGCGGTCGGGGGCGGCCCGGCCGGAGAATCCGACGCGGAAGGAGCCGCCGATCTCGGCGAGGTCGGCGAGGATGCCGGCGAGGATGGAGGGGGGCGGGGACGGCGGGGTCGCGGGGCGCGGGGACGGGGAGCGGCGGCGCGCGTGGGTCGGGGTGGAGGGCGGCGAGTCGGTGTGCGCCGGCGAGAGCAGCGGGTGGAGGAAGCAGGCGATGTCGAGCAGGTGGCGGCCCAGCTCCGACAGGTCGTCGCGCACGCCCCGCAGCCCCCGCGCCGCCATCACGCCTATCGatcggccggccgcgcgcggcGTGAGGGTAGGGGCAGGGGTCGTCGCCGCTGCTCCGTGCCGGCCCGGGGCGACCGCgacgggcggcggtggcggcggtggcggcggcgggggagggaTATTGTTGTTGCTTTCTGGTTGCGGGGTTGCTTTGCTTCCGCTCGAGCGGgggcgggggtgggggtgggggtggggtgtggGGAAGGGCAATGATTGGGACTTgggagagagaagagaagagaggTGGCTGGCTGCTGAGACGGGTTTCCGCCCGATTCCCGTGCCCGTGCGCGTCCGGGTCTGTGGAGGGGTTCGGGTGGATGCGTGCGAGCGCGAGCGGTGGGTTCGCGCCGGCGCACGGGGGCTGTGCGTGGCGAGCGGGGACACCGGACACGCCACCGTGGCAGTCGTCTCTGTCCCTACTCTACTCTACTTCTATATCTGTCCCAGAGGGGTAAACGGGGCCAGGACGGACTCAACATGGTTTGACTATCGGGGTGGGGTGGGTGAAGTGCGGTGCGGTCCAAGAGTCCGATCAGGATCGGGATGTATTTACCGACGTGATGCCTCACCCGTCACCACTGCCGAGCTCACCCCGATGCGATGGCTAGTGATCCTAGTTCATCTACTCCTTTTTCTTTTCCTAGACCATGCCTAGGGAGAGAGAGGTCGCCGTTGACAATGTTGCCACCGAAGGCCACCCCGTCACGCCCCGCCGCCGCGGATGACATCGTGACGTCGGTGATGGCGTGTATGGTCAGGAGAAACGACGAGGGTGCCTTGTCGTGTTGCTTCCTCGGCGGCCGTGTTGGCTCGGAGAAAGGATGTGGCGCAAGCGGCAGAGAATATTGAAGACTTTTGTATGTGCATGAAGCAAAATGGGGTTGGACGGAAGTTGATCGAGAGACTCGTATATGGTCCGAAGAAAGGGTAAGGGAGCCCACATCGGCCATCATGACCTAGAGGAAGCATGTGGCACAAGCGCCAAAGAATTGTTACAGAAGCATATATGCATGAAACAAGATGGGTTGGACCAAAGTCAGTGAAAGAATCGTCGTCCATCACCATGAGAGAAAAGGTCACCAATCCAAGGAGTTGGATGTGTCATATATATTCACCGAAATTCAAATACCATATTTTATCGATAAAGTGAATTTCCATTTACCAAGAATAGTTCCACCAACCCCACCGGGATTTGCGATCTAAGTTACGTATTTATGTACGCTGGCCAGCTACCATGAATACTTTGAGAAGGATGCAATATTAGAAGTAACCTGGATTATAGGCCACGCGATGCGAGGGCATTTGCAATTGATAAGAGATGTTTAATTGTTTGGTCTTTATAAAAAAATGTAACATTCCTTGCCTTCATGCAAATTATGATTTCCAAGATCGTCAATTGCTAAAAACTCTCCTAATTAAGTTGTTGCATCTAGTGCCTGCAACTTCTCCAAATTAATTTCAACTTTGATGCATTGATCATGTTAAGTTCTTGAGAGTTCCAACTCACTAACACACAAAACAAAGGGAAAGGAAAGAAATAGAAACTAAGGATTATGCTATGCCCACATTAAAAGGCAGGAAAAACTAGTAATAATGCACAATGGATATAGACGTGGATAAGTGGAACACAAGGAGTTCTGGTATAAGTATATGCAATGTCGTGggcataagcctgacagtagatgtgtagggtacgaaagagatgggcagagccttagctacggcgaggttgtatgagttcaggcccctctacggtggaggtaatagccctacgtctcagtgctcagggagcttgtagtCGAgtggtaatatggaatacaatgagttgctaacccctttaacaacgggagagggtggcttatatagagtgcgctgccctccacaatggttccggtacaggggtggagtagtgacgattgaatgtgtacgttaaggtaacgtacgccctaaatgctaataaatgcacctggaaacgtacgaccgtttccctccagggggttacgatgtaccgagtggtatccagtcggttagcttgatatgctccgaatgctagtctctgactggatgatcgagggtacgttaccgactggatgacagggactccttaattcagtcgaagctgactaagggcctagtcctttgtgaggggtagtccttggataggacctacaaggcaggcctatgaccctaccctaggactataaccccatcattagtccccgaatggattggggttggaacgacgaagcgatgtttgaagtttggatccgactggaacggacttggtttgggcgttgcttgcctcggtccattttgtCTTTTCcgatcgacgatccgagtggaagtactcgcgaaacagactgtcgggagccgagtgcttctgcggcatcttctgacgcgaccggtcaactgacagcggcggattttccgggatcctcaaatttcggtttccgcgcgctcaacggggatgaggccatcgcgctcgagtagcgcatgacgcctcgattctcgcgtcttcaacctctccactaatatcgtcgcggtgggtcggggggataaggtttcggggccacctgccagcgacccagtcggaaccctacttaaatctcggcggcgaggcttcttcgttacgctcgccgaatctcttgctcttgcctgctccgtccttctcgccacccccagcgctcctacactccttcctcctccttcctctcgagggttcgcagttgccgccatgaccaagggtcagaccagcaagatggaggcgaggaagaagaaggggaaggcggcggctcctgctcagcggcggcagcggccgctgccgacggggtggattcagggcgacttcctcccctccacggtgacagagggggatctgctgcagctggtggagcacgggatgatcgtgcacaagtcctggaggctgccggcagagaacgaggtcgagccggcaccccgggagggggagcgcgtcttgctgctcagccacgtccatcgaggtttctccttgcccccgcatcctttcttcaagggcatcatgaatcacttcggggcacaacttcaccactttcccccgaatgccattgcccatctctctgcttttatagttctgtgcgagtgtttcattggctgccCTCCTcactgggggctgttcaagcacatattttctgctatatcctgaaccatcaaacgactcagccagtcggatgataagacacatcttctccagctctgcgggggcttaggtttccagaaaaagagtcggagtagttatcatgctcttcagttaagtgagtcggtcaggaactggcagtcgacgtggttctactgccaggatatcgcatgTCCGAATGCggcgacagggctgcctccctttagcttagatcggcccgccccacctaagcagctcgcgctcacgaaggcggagaagaacgacatccagcctctggttaaGGCGCTCGTAGACATCGTCAGGATGGGgatcactggcatagacttgctggaggtcttcctcagtcggcgtatccaacctcTACAGgcccgcgaccacgccatgtggcattatacggggcccgaggattccactcggaccaacgttgtgggcgtgaccgaggagaaggtgacctcgtgggtgctccagatcacaggcccctacgagaatcccaaaggatctcggcgagtgaagccttactgcgcggatcatcctcctccgaatcaggtgagtaacacTTGTCGAGTGTGCTGAACCGTCTTAATTCTTATCGTTtatttgaatctctgtgtgatgtctgatgttgccgactgaaatttatgcagaagtggaccaactggttctcccccatctcgaacgggaacccggccgaggaggaggaggaaggcagccaggagggcagcgtggagagcgctgagtatgtctccgacggCGGGGAATCGAAGGAGGAGactagcgaggaggaggaggaagacgaagagcaggactcgccgcctccgcaattagagcatcggaccaagcgccgacacgagcccgccgttccctcggctcctccagcgtcttcgagtgctccgccctctgtcccggtggtcccgagtgctcgaagCGCCAAGAGGGGCAGGGATGCCACTGCTGAACCCGAGGGTCAGTCTTCTAagtcggccaaaccgagtgggcctaagcctcggaaggctctgccgcgaatgagggttgctgtccccgtcacctccacgtaagtgtatcaatcttctaatttcttctgatatccgagtgaactggtcgaatggatttcactcgacagggtcgctacttctgccacctctccggcgcgccaggaagatgaccccatggacacggacaacgtcgtctcgtcccagccaggtgtgttgtagtgacCTCGAGTGctttatactatcgcgtctcgaattctatcataggtcctgcttctttctttttctgagatctcgcgcaattcggtctatcaggggcgatttgcatggacgagggcgaccaggggagagccgaaccggctgcggagcctgttcttgaggctgctccaccTGCTGCTGCTCTtgacgccgacgtgctgccgactgaggcgctgccacaaactgaaccggtgctggtggatgaggagccgactggagcggaccttggaaTGTCTcgggaacttccgacgatgccaggctcgtcgaatgtcgagttcaacatccagcggctctcggaggagcaggtgggagcgtccaagggagccatggtggaggcggagctcatggctggagaagccaagagggcctacgactccgtcgcatccttgtaccagcggagcttggagctgcgggatgatatccgagtaagtgggctagtaagtatttacttttctcttgtaacccactgggtgttcttggatggcatctgttgttttgcaatgggttcactctgagtgaacccagtgggtgtagtccccgagacttctgtcgagtgcttgcaccggcagttgtctttatacatattgtctttgctttggtcaggtctgtaaacaatatgaccgactgcgagcagttgtggcactcggagtgcacttactgtaagagtccctgaGAGTaacttgtactcaggtcgggtagtattgacctcgtaggcgtaggtggtaacatgcatgtCAAtacggcgggcctgcttgagttgcatgccagtggggtcactcttagtgaacccactgggtgtagtccccgagaccgctgtcgactgcttgcgtcggcaggggtctaaagaacttAAACTGTTATTGTTGAATttgctgattgtcccttggtgtttgctggcagaaaacttgtgaaatgggaacagcctatgagactctcagggcggagaggaatcagttcgctggtgagctgGAGGTGGCGCatcttgcaatggctggcatgaaggatgctctggaaggACGGGAGAaatcgttggagcaggctcgtgaagcaaacaaggtgctgactgaggaagtggagaagacgggaaaacagaggactgctctgatggggcagatggacgtgctgaacaaacgatgcatagctcaggaaaaatacgtcagcgactgggctcggcagatgatgacgcgtctggctggtaagtcctgtttttttgccgagtgcttgtactgtgtACGTCACACTcgacgcttattgtttgcttgtccttctgttgcagatttttgcattgatgctgaagttgaagcagcggacgtggagcggtccattcgcgataacgtgccactcggcgaggacgccaatcgggatctgctccgggcgcacatccgcgtgggcaaagtgggtcctttcatcggtcgactaagagaagtcgtcggccgaattgacaaggagctttggccagaagatgagtcgcggcaggagatggagaacctgatggctcgacaggaggagattccgaaccgagtgcaatcatggaagaaatctacagctcgttgtggtgcagatgttgctctatctcttgtccgagtccattgcaaggaggtgtgcgaggagaagctgaagacattgaaggtcgccaacacgaagaaacttcgattcgaagaattCATGGAAACATTCCTTGAGagcgctacccgcatcgccgacggtattgatctggacacgttcgtggAGCCTTCCAGTCCTGGCGTTAATCCAGATGACGCGTaaaaacacttttatcctcggtatgccgagtgtttatctgtaagctactttggccactgctgttgtccGTCACGTTCTTAGATCGGTGcgagtaagcttgatccacaccgagtgaactatctttgctaGAACTTTTGAATGGAATCAAAgcgtttgctcttgtgttgcaatgttgtttcgagtgcgacgtttagtgcatactcggaagaagttaatacttaggtgattctcaatcatagctaagtctccgagtgcgacatttagcgcACACTCGTAGAAGGTTATtatttaggtgattcttgatcacagcttagtctccgagtgcgacgtttagtgcacactcagagtaatttattacttaggtgattcttgatcacagctaagtccccgagtgcgacgtgtagtgcacactcgaagaaaggtattacttaggtgattcttgatcacagctaagtccccgagtgcgacgtttagtgcacactcggagaaaattgttacttaggtgattcttgatcacagctaagtccccgagtgcgacgtttagtgcacactcggaggaagttattacttaggtgattcttgatcacagctaagtccccgagtgcgacgtttagtgcacactcggaggaagttattacttaggtgatttttgatcacagctaagtccccgagtgcgacgtttagtgcacactcggaggaagttattacttaggtgattcttgatcacagctaagtccccgagtgcgacgttcagtgcacactcggaggaagtttattacttaggtgattcttgatcacagctaagtccccgagtgcgacgttgagtgcacactcggaggaagttattacttaggtgattcttgatcacagctaagtccccgagtgcgacgtttagtgcacactcggagaaatttagaacttaggtgattcttgatcacagctaagtccccgagtgcgacgtttagtgcacactcggaggaagttagaacttaggcgattctggatcgtaactaagttttttttgtgtgtgcgaCCGGAGTCCGCGACcgtggaagaactctgaatctgcaaaaactgaatctgctttatattatttcatcaatacttgttctttacactgcttcagtcgacgatcacgtgtagaagcgcttcaggaggtctctgttccatgcgcgcggctcgtctgtctccttctcgatgttgtagagtatgtatgctccgttgttcagcaccttggagatgatgaagggtccttcccaggccggagccaacctgtgaggtctttgctgatccactcggagcaccaggtcgcctgcttggaacgtgcgactcctgacgtggcgtgcatgaaaacgccgcagatcttgttgataaatggttgagcgagtcagtgccatctcgcgctcctcctccaaaaggtccactccatcttgccttgcttgttctgcttcagcttcagagaagagttcgactcgtggcgcattatgaagcaagtcactcggaaggaccgcttctgctccataaacgaggaagaatggtgatcgtcctgtagatctgttcggagttgtgcgtgttggaaatatgccctagaggcaataataaattagttattattatatttctttgttcatgataatcgtttattatccatgctataattgtattgattggaaacacagtgcatgtgtggatacatagacaaaacactgtccctagtaagcctctagttgactagctcgttgatcaaagatggtcaaggtttcctggccataggcaagtgttgtcacttgataacgggatcacatcattaggagaatcatgtgatggactagacccaaactaatagacgtagcatgttgatcgtgtcattttgttgctactgttttctgcgtgtcaagtatttgttcctatgaccatgagatcatataactcatggacaccggaggaatgctttgtgtgtatcaaacgttgcaacgtaactgggtgactataaatatgctctacaggtatctccgaaggtgtccgttgagttagtatggatcaagactgggatttatcactccgtgtgacggagaggtatctcggggcccactcggtaatacaacatcacacacaagccttgcaagcaatgtgacttagtgtaagttgcaggatcttgtattacggaacgagtaaagagacttgctggtaaacgagattgaaataggtatacggatactgacgatcgaatctcgggcaagtaacataccgaaggacaaagggaatgacatacgggattatatgaatccttggcactgaggttcaaacgataagatcttcgtagaatatgtaggatccaatatgggcatccaggtcccgctattggatattgaccgaggagtctctcgggtcatgtctacatagttctcgaacccgcagggtctgcacacttaaggttcgacgttgttttatgcgtatttgagttatatggttggttaccgaatgttgttcggagtcccggatgagatcacgaacgtcacgagggtttccggaatggtccggaaacgaagattgatatataggatgacctcatttgattaccggaaggttttcggagttaccgggaatgtaccgggaatgacgaatgggttccgggagttcaccgggggggggcacccaccccggggaagcccataggtattgggggtgccgcaccagcccttagtgggctggtgggacagcccaaaagaagcctatgcgcattgggagtaaaaaaaaaggaggaggtgggaaagggaagaaggactccaccttccaaaccaagtggatttcggtttgggagggggagaccttccccccttggctcggccgaccccttgggggtccttggaccccaaggaaagcctcccccctcctcctcctatatatagtggggttttagggctgatttgagacaacttttgccacggcagtccgaccacatacctccacggtttttcctctagatcgcgtttctgcggagctcgggcggagccctgctgagacaagatcatcaccaacctccggagcgccgtcacgctgccggagaactcttctacctctccgtctctcttgctggatcaagaaggccgagatcatcgtcgagctgtacgtgtgctgaacgcggaggtgccgtccgttcggcactagatcgtgggactgatcgcgggatagttcgcggggcggatcgagggacgtgaggacgttccactacatcaaccacgttcactaacgcttctgctgtacggtctacaagggtacgtagatcacacatcccctctcgtagatggacatcaccatgataggtcttcgtgcgcgtaggaaattttttgtttcccatgcgacgttccccaacagtggcatcatgagctaggttcatgagtagatgtcttctcgagtagaacacaaaagtttttgtgggcggagatgtgcgtttttctgccctccttagtcttttcttgattccgcggtattgttggatcgaagcggctcggaccgacattactcgtacgcttacgagagact harbors:
- the LOC123411129 gene encoding uncharacterized protein LOC123411129, coding for MAARGLRGVRDDLSELGRHLLDIACFLHPLLSPAHTDSPPSTPTHARRRSPSPRPATPPSPPPSILAGILADLAEIGGSFRVGFSGRAAPDRQQPPPTRATLPSPVDSPPHAAGVADGVLGAARALAARPEAWIDYPMLAIDENSTISDVERDHMDVIEKLVPDLASLRATLCPSYMDEDVFWKIYFKLLESSLSEHTSEEDSQNVQVSVHRVNEIESPPHVCEIESEKSTQEGYQSSGSHALTKTRSEQSIDQWVFAKSKSEQSMDQWSEIPSDVESFREGHKRYFSSEAEEMSDVDNSNVLVMDKYMDSLLPDRRSLPYASSSVRSDSVRRKPAASSPDYSRRPPQPTPPASLSKKESWDLIQDSEFEILDS